The following proteins are encoded in a genomic region of Synechococcus sp. ROS8604:
- the trpC gene encoding indole-3-glycerol phosphate synthase TrpC: protein MEIRRRPPNPKVQVAHLEYAVPDQDGEPRNILEKIVWEKDREIAIARERMPLEQLRRKVAELPPARDFLAALRTAAVTPAVIAEVKKASPSKGVIREDFDPVAIAKAYAAGGASCLSVLTDKAFFQGGFNVLIEVRDAVDLPLLCKDFILSPYQLYQARAAGADAALLIAAILSDQDLAYFSKVAAALGLTVLVEVHDAEELQRVLALGGFPLIGINNRDLASFETDLATTETLTAQFSAQLAEQQILLVSESGLFHRADLDRVQTAGAQAVLVGEALMRQADVQAALQALIHG, encoded by the coding sequence ATGGAGATCCGTCGTCGTCCGCCCAATCCCAAGGTGCAAGTTGCGCATCTGGAGTACGCCGTTCCTGATCAGGACGGCGAACCTCGCAACATCCTGGAAAAAATCGTCTGGGAGAAAGATCGCGAGATCGCTATTGCCCGTGAGCGCATGCCCTTGGAGCAGTTGCGCCGCAAGGTGGCTGAATTGCCCCCAGCCCGTGATTTCCTGGCCGCTTTAAGGACTGCAGCCGTCACGCCTGCCGTGATTGCGGAGGTGAAAAAAGCCAGTCCCAGCAAAGGGGTGATTCGAGAGGATTTCGATCCAGTGGCGATTGCCAAGGCTTATGCCGCCGGTGGAGCGAGCTGTCTTTCGGTGCTCACCGATAAAGCCTTCTTTCAGGGTGGTTTCAATGTGTTGATTGAGGTGCGCGATGCCGTGGACCTTCCCCTGCTTTGTAAGGACTTCATCCTTAGCCCTTATCAGCTGTATCAGGCGCGGGCGGCGGGAGCCGATGCCGCCCTTCTGATTGCAGCGATCCTGTCCGATCAAGATCTGGCTTACTTCTCCAAGGTGGCCGCAGCCCTTGGTCTCACGGTTTTGGTGGAGGTGCATGACGCGGAAGAGTTGCAGCGGGTGCTGGCCCTCGGTGGATTCCCCTTGATTGGAATCAACAATCGGGATCTCGCCAGTTTTGAAACCGATTTAGCGACCACAGAAACGCTCACGGCTCAGTTCTCTGCGCAACTGGCGGAGCAGCAGATCCTGTTAGTGAGTGAATCTGGACTGTTCCATCGCGCTGATCTCGATCGGGTTCAAACCGCTGGAGCCCAGGCTGTTTTGGTGGGTGAAGCCCTGATGCGCCAAGCGGATGTGCAGGCAGCACTCCAAGCGCTGATCCATGGTTGA
- a CDS encoding hydantoin utilization protein A → MLITVLTGFAAGAVHVVGGADHLVAMAPFSLRRPLQAVKSGLAWGGGHSLGVVLLGIVAIFFKDLIHVESMSAWAEFLVGVSLLVIGALAIRTAFGLELHTHDHHHDGSALHRHLHVHLRGQNNHRRHAHAASGLGLLHGLAGAGHLLAVIPALALPVHGAILYLLAYLCGSMGAMLAVVSSLSMLTMRSSARFLPLLVGCTGGLSVVTGAIWLQKTSAVLF, encoded by the coding sequence TTGCTGATCACTGTTCTGACGGGCTTCGCGGCAGGTGCTGTGCACGTGGTTGGTGGTGCTGATCATCTGGTCGCGATGGCCCCCTTTTCGCTGAGGCGTCCGTTGCAGGCCGTGAAGTCAGGATTGGCTTGGGGCGGAGGCCATTCCCTTGGAGTGGTGTTGCTCGGCATTGTTGCGATTTTTTTTAAAGATCTGATCCACGTCGAAAGCATGTCGGCATGGGCTGAATTTTTAGTGGGGGTGTCGTTGCTTGTGATTGGCGCTCTTGCGATTCGAACCGCGTTTGGCTTGGAGTTGCACACCCATGACCATCACCACGATGGTTCGGCCTTGCATCGCCATCTTCATGTGCACCTCCGCGGTCAGAACAACCATCGCCGCCATGCGCATGCGGCATCGGGCCTTGGCTTGCTCCATGGACTGGCGGGTGCCGGGCATCTGTTGGCCGTGATCCCAGCGCTTGCCTTGCCGGTTCATGGGGCGATTCTGTATTTGCTGGCCTATTTGTGCGGATCGATGGGCGCCATGCTCGCTGTGGTGAGCTCACTCTCCATGCTCACGATGCGGAGCAGCGCCCGTTTCCTGCCGCTGTTGGTGGGCTGCACCGGCGGGCTGTCGGTCGTGACCGGAGCGATTTGGCTCCAAAAAACATCAGCGGTCTTGTTCTGA
- the sodX gene encoding nickel-type superoxide dismutase maturation protease, whose translation MGHRLLSRVLSFSSDLQKPLAAVGLLDLLLLFCGRRRVMQVEGYSMWPTLKPKDRVIVRPFDQHAAFPAIGIGAIVVYLHPQQPSRQVIKRLHAVEDTQLTILGDCPDASTDSRQWGCVPKECLVGEVVALVTTASEQDR comes from the coding sequence TTGGGTCACCGCCTCCTGAGTCGGGTTCTGAGCTTTTCATCAGACCTTCAAAAACCCCTGGCAGCAGTTGGTCTTCTCGACCTACTGCTGCTTTTTTGTGGGCGTCGACGGGTGATGCAAGTGGAGGGATATTCGATGTGGCCAACGCTGAAGCCCAAGGACCGCGTCATCGTGCGGCCATTCGATCAGCACGCAGCCTTCCCCGCCATCGGTATCGGTGCCATCGTCGTTTACCTTCATCCGCAGCAGCCTTCACGCCAGGTGATCAAACGCTTGCACGCTGTGGAGGACACCCAGCTCACCATCCTTGGTGACTGCCCAGATGCCAGCACAGACAGCCGGCAATGGGGATGTGTTCCTAAGGAATGCTTGGTCGGAGAAGTGGTGGCACTCGTGACCACAGCATCAGAACAAGACCGCTGA
- the sodN gene encoding superoxide dismutase, Ni produces the protein MLRSALSAIVRSLPASTVEAHCDGPCGVYDPASARVAAEAVLSMTKKLKALEAPAAGNAAALATYNNTFSRFVAIKEEEAQKTKKELLILWTDYFKPEHLATFPDLHDTFWKAAKLCSACKVHIDQGKAEELMAAVEKIHGMFWQSKGRTDAWVTAS, from the coding sequence ATGCTTCGCTCGGCTCTATCAGCGATCGTTCGCTCCTTGCCCGCCTCCACCGTTGAAGCCCACTGCGACGGACCCTGCGGCGTCTATGACCCTGCTTCAGCTCGTGTTGCCGCTGAAGCAGTGCTCTCGATGACCAAAAAGCTCAAAGCGTTGGAAGCCCCTGCTGCTGGAAATGCAGCAGCTCTTGCCACCTACAACAACACCTTCTCCCGCTTCGTTGCCATCAAGGAAGAAGAGGCACAGAAGACCAAGAAAGAACTCTTGATCCTTTGGACCGACTACTTCAAGCCTGAGCACCTGGCGACATTCCCCGACCTTCACGACACGTTCTGGAAAGCCGCAAAGCTCTGCAGCGCCTGCAAAGTGCACATCGATCAAGGCAAGGCTGAGGAGTTGATGGCCGCTGTTGAGAAAATCCACGGCATGTTCTGGCAGTCCAAAGGCCGCACGGACGCTTGGGTCACCGCCTCCTGA
- a CDS encoding FKBP-type peptidyl-prolyl cis-trans isomerase yields MREILISTAVFVSCLMVAFISQLVSPSTVIAATPSTMASSNATTVQAAVVQAVANPMELDPDNPNPTLFAMAPDTNIADASALGGPMEAEKPQVTASGLKITDLVVGTGDVASSGQNVVVNYRGTLEDGTQFDASYDRGTPFEFPLGAGRVIKGWDEGVQGMKVGGKRKLVIPPDLGYGKRGAGRVIPPNATLIFEVELLDIKR; encoded by the coding sequence GTGCGCGAGATCTTGATCAGCACCGCTGTGTTTGTGTCCTGTCTGATGGTGGCGTTCATCAGTCAACTGGTGTCGCCCTCCACGGTGATCGCGGCAACGCCATCCACCATGGCCAGCAGCAATGCGACGACTGTCCAAGCGGCTGTCGTTCAGGCCGTGGCCAATCCGATGGAACTCGACCCCGACAACCCCAACCCCACCTTGTTTGCGATGGCTCCCGATACCAACATCGCTGATGCCTCAGCGCTCGGCGGACCGATGGAAGCCGAGAAGCCTCAAGTCACCGCCAGTGGCCTGAAAATCACCGACCTCGTTGTCGGCACTGGTGATGTGGCGAGCTCGGGACAGAACGTGGTGGTGAACTACCGCGGCACCCTCGAAGACGGCACACAATTTGATGCCAGCTACGACCGCGGCACCCCGTTTGAGTTTCCGCTTGGGGCCGGCCGGGTGATTAAGGGTTGGGATGAGGGCGTCCAAGGCATGAAAGTGGGCGGAAAGCGCAAGCTCGTGATTCCCCCTGACCTCGGCTACGGCAAGCGTGGTGCTGGCCGCGTGATTCCTCCGAACGCAACCCTGATTTTTGAAGTCGAGCTACTGGACATCAAAAGGTGA
- a CDS encoding phasin family protein, with protein sequence MDTANPLQQLLLRGLGTTTLVADRLRYVTQEWVSSGRLDSTHASALVDDVLKALRGETPELEQQMGRNLERNRDHIIQDLGLASQRELDELRGRIDRLEQQLRQKEREE encoded by the coding sequence ATGGATACCGCTAATCCCCTGCAACAGCTCCTTCTTCGCGGGCTCGGCACGACCACCCTGGTTGCCGATCGGCTCCGTTACGTCACCCAGGAATGGGTCAGCAGCGGCCGCCTTGATTCAACCCATGCCTCGGCCTTAGTGGACGATGTGCTGAAGGCTTTGCGCGGCGAGACCCCAGAACTCGAACAGCAGATGGGCCGCAACCTTGAACGCAACCGCGACCACATCATTCAAGACCTCGGCTTAGCCAGTCAGCGCGAACTGGATGAGCTGCGGGGACGAATCGATCGCCTTGAGCAGCAGTTGCGCCAAAAAGAGCGCGAGGAATGA